In Rissa tridactyla isolate bRisTri1 chromosome 2, bRisTri1.patW.cur.20221130, whole genome shotgun sequence, a single window of DNA contains:
- the THOC1 gene encoding THO complex subunit 1 isoform X2: MSPPLFSLPEARLRFTTSTRDALINKSIKPLLNAFNQIPGSENEKKCTLDQAFRVIVEEEIINKAPCENLLAIISLAISGVTEGICTASTPFVLLGDVLDCLPLDQCDKIFTFVEKNVATWKSNTFYSAGKNYLLRMCNDLLRRLSKSQNTVFCGRIQLFLARLFPLSEKSGLNLQSQFNLENVTVFNTNEHESTLGQKHTEEREEGMDVEEGEMGDDEAPTSCSIPIDYNLYRKFWSLQDYFRNPVQCYEKVSWKTFLKYSEEVLAVFKSYKLDDTQASRKKLEELKTGGEHVYFAKFLTSEKLMDLQLSDSNFRRHILLQYLILFQYLKGQVKFKSSNYVLTDEQSLWIEDTTKAVYQLLSENPPDGERFSKMVEHILNTEENWNSWKNEGCPSFVKERPPDSKPMRPVRKRPAPEDFLGKGPNKKILMGNEELTRLWNLCPDNMEACKSESREYMPTLEEFFEEAIEQADPENMVENKYKAVNNSNYGWRALRLLARRSPHFFQPTNQQFKSLPEYLENMVIKLAKELPPPSEEIKTGEDEDEEDNDALLKENNESPEVQRDKAMTGEQIESFANRLGEQWKALAPYLEMKDSDIRQIESDSEDMKMRAKQLLVAWQDQEGAHATPENLITALNKAGLSDLAESLTNDTESSS, from the exons ATGTCGCCGCCGCTCTTCAGCCTGCCTGAGGCCCGGCTCCGCTTCACG ACGTCTACCAGAGATGCTCTGATTAACAAAAGTATCAAGCCATTGTTGAACGCATTCAACCAGATTCCTGGGAG tgaaaatgaaaagaagtgtACCTTGGATCAAGCTTTTCGAGTTATTGTAGAAGAAGAAATA ataAATAAAGCTCCATGTGAAAATCTCCTGGCAATTATTTCCCTTGCTATTAGTGGAGTCACAGAAG GTATCTGCACTGCATCAACCCCTTTTGTGCTTCTGGGGGATGTTCTGGATTGCCTGCCTTTGGATCAGTGTGacaaaatttttacttttgtgGAGAAAAATGTTGCTACATGGAAATCG AATACATTTTACTCTGCAGGGAAAAATTACTTGCTACGAATGTGCAATG ACCTCCTAAGAAGGTTATCTAAGTCACAAAACACAGTCTTCTGTGGAAGAATTCAGCTGTTCTTGGCTAGGTTATTTCCGCTTTCAGAAAAGtcag GACTTAACTTGCAGAGTCAGTTTAACCTGGAAAATGTCACTGTTTTCAATACCAATGAACATGAGAGCACTCTAGGACAGAAG caCACTGAGGAGAGAGAAGAAGGAATGGACGTAGAAGAAGGTGAAATGGGAGATGATGAAGCACCAACAAGTTG ttccaTTCCAATAGATTATAACCTGTACAGAAAATTCTGGTCACTTCAAGATTACTTTAGAAATCCTGTGCAGTGCTATGAGAAGGTCTCATGGAAAACTTTTCTTAAG TACTCAGAAGAAGTTTTGGCTGTTTTCAAAAGTTACAAATTGGATGACACTCAGGCTTCCCGAAAAAAGTTGGAAGAACTAAAAACAGGAGGAGAACATGTATATTTTGCAAAGTTCCTAACTAGTGAAAAG ctgATGGATTTACAGCTGAGTGACAGTAACTTTCGCCGGCACATCTTGTTGCAGTACCTAATACTATTTCAGTATCTAAAGGGACAGGTCAAATTTAAAAG TTCAAACTATGTTCTAACAGATGAACAATCTCTTTGGATTGAAGATACTACAAAAGCAGTTTACCAG cTTCTTTCAGAAAATCCTCCAGACGGAGAAAGATTCTCGAAAATGGTAGAG CATATattaaatactgaagaaaactgGAACTCATGGAAAAATGAGGGCTGCCCAAGCTTTGTGAAAGAAAG acctcctgATTCTAAGCCAATGAGGCCTGTGAGAAAGAGGCCAGCTCCAGAGGACTTCTTAGGAAAaggaccaaacaaaaaaatccttatggGGAa TGAGGAATTGACCCGCCTTTGGAATTTATGTCCTGATAACATGGAAGCTTGTAAATCTGAGAGCAG ggaaTATATGCCAACGTTGGAGGAGTTTTTTGAAGAAGCTATTGAACAAGCAGACCCTGAAAACATGGTTGAAAATAAGTATAA GGCTGTGAACAATTCTAATTATGGCTGGAGAGCGTTGAGACTTCTAGCACGCAGAAGTCCCCACTTCTTCCAGCCAACAAACCAACAATTCAAGAGTTTACCTGAATATCTAGAAAACATGGTAATCAAATTAGCCAAGGAGCTGCCT CCtccttctgaagaaataaaaacaggcGAAGATGAAGATGAGGAAGATAATGATGCTTTATTAAAGGAGAACAATGAAA gtccaGAGGTACAACGGGACAAAGCCATGACGGGCGAACAAATCGAGTCATTTGCTAACAGGCTTGGGGAGCAATGGAAGGCCTTGGCCCCTTACTTGGAAATGAAGGATTCTGACATCCGGCAGATCGAGTCGGACAGCGAGGACATGAAGATGAGAGCgaagcagctgctggtggccTGGCAGGATCAGGAGGGTGCACACGCAACCCCCGAGAATCTGATTACCGCCCTGAACAAAGCCGGGCTGAGCGACCTTGCGGAAAGCCTGACCAATGACACGGAAAGCAGCAGCTAA
- the THOC1 gene encoding THO complex subunit 1 isoform X3, with amino-acid sequence MSPPLFSLPEARLRFTTSTRDALINKSIKPLLNAFNQIPGSENEKKCTLDQAFRVIVEEEIINKAPCENLLAIISLAISGVTEGICTASTPFVLLGDVLDCLPLDQCDKIFTFVEKNVATWKSNTFYSAGKNYLLRMCNGLNLQSQFNLENVTVFNTNEHESTLGQKHTEEREEGMDVEEGEMGDDEAPTSCSIPIDYNLYRKFWSLQDYFRNPVQCYEKVSWKTFLKYSEEVLAVFKSYKLDDTQASRKKLEELKTGGEHVYFAKFLTSEKLMDLQLSDSNFRRHILLQYLILFQYLKGQVKFKSSNYVLTDEQSLWIEDTTKAVYQLLSENPPDGERFSKMVEHILNTEENWNSWKNEGCPSFVKERSQPEFQLGPPDSKPMRPVRKRPAPEDFLGKGPNKKILMGNEELTRLWNLCPDNMEACKSESREYMPTLEEFFEEAIEQADPENMVENKYKAVNNSNYGWRALRLLARRSPHFFQPTNQQFKSLPEYLENMVIKLAKELPPPSEEIKTGEDEDEEDNDALLKENNESPEVQRDKAMTGEQIESFANRLGEQWKALAPYLEMKDSDIRQIESDSEDMKMRAKQLLVAWQDQEGAHATPENLITALNKAGLSDLAESLTNDTESSS; translated from the exons ATGTCGCCGCCGCTCTTCAGCCTGCCTGAGGCCCGGCTCCGCTTCACG ACGTCTACCAGAGATGCTCTGATTAACAAAAGTATCAAGCCATTGTTGAACGCATTCAACCAGATTCCTGGGAG tgaaaatgaaaagaagtgtACCTTGGATCAAGCTTTTCGAGTTATTGTAGAAGAAGAAATA ataAATAAAGCTCCATGTGAAAATCTCCTGGCAATTATTTCCCTTGCTATTAGTGGAGTCACAGAAG GTATCTGCACTGCATCAACCCCTTTTGTGCTTCTGGGGGATGTTCTGGATTGCCTGCCTTTGGATCAGTGTGacaaaatttttacttttgtgGAGAAAAATGTTGCTACATGGAAATCG AATACATTTTACTCTGCAGGGAAAAATTACTTGCTACGAATGTGCAATG GACTTAACTTGCAGAGTCAGTTTAACCTGGAAAATGTCACTGTTTTCAATACCAATGAACATGAGAGCACTCTAGGACAGAAG caCACTGAGGAGAGAGAAGAAGGAATGGACGTAGAAGAAGGTGAAATGGGAGATGATGAAGCACCAACAAGTTG ttccaTTCCAATAGATTATAACCTGTACAGAAAATTCTGGTCACTTCAAGATTACTTTAGAAATCCTGTGCAGTGCTATGAGAAGGTCTCATGGAAAACTTTTCTTAAG TACTCAGAAGAAGTTTTGGCTGTTTTCAAAAGTTACAAATTGGATGACACTCAGGCTTCCCGAAAAAAGTTGGAAGAACTAAAAACAGGAGGAGAACATGTATATTTTGCAAAGTTCCTAACTAGTGAAAAG ctgATGGATTTACAGCTGAGTGACAGTAACTTTCGCCGGCACATCTTGTTGCAGTACCTAATACTATTTCAGTATCTAAAGGGACAGGTCAAATTTAAAAG TTCAAACTATGTTCTAACAGATGAACAATCTCTTTGGATTGAAGATACTACAAAAGCAGTTTACCAG cTTCTTTCAGAAAATCCTCCAGACGGAGAAAGATTCTCGAAAATGGTAGAG CATATattaaatactgaagaaaactgGAACTCATGGAAAAATGAGGGCTGCCCAAGCTTTGTGAAAGAAAG ATCTCAGCCAGAGTTTCAGCTTGG acctcctgATTCTAAGCCAATGAGGCCTGTGAGAAAGAGGCCAGCTCCAGAGGACTTCTTAGGAAAaggaccaaacaaaaaaatccttatggGGAa TGAGGAATTGACCCGCCTTTGGAATTTATGTCCTGATAACATGGAAGCTTGTAAATCTGAGAGCAG ggaaTATATGCCAACGTTGGAGGAGTTTTTTGAAGAAGCTATTGAACAAGCAGACCCTGAAAACATGGTTGAAAATAAGTATAA GGCTGTGAACAATTCTAATTATGGCTGGAGAGCGTTGAGACTTCTAGCACGCAGAAGTCCCCACTTCTTCCAGCCAACAAACCAACAATTCAAGAGTTTACCTGAATATCTAGAAAACATGGTAATCAAATTAGCCAAGGAGCTGCCT CCtccttctgaagaaataaaaacaggcGAAGATGAAGATGAGGAAGATAATGATGCTTTATTAAAGGAGAACAATGAAA gtccaGAGGTACAACGGGACAAAGCCATGACGGGCGAACAAATCGAGTCATTTGCTAACAGGCTTGGGGAGCAATGGAAGGCCTTGGCCCCTTACTTGGAAATGAAGGATTCTGACATCCGGCAGATCGAGTCGGACAGCGAGGACATGAAGATGAGAGCgaagcagctgctggtggccTGGCAGGATCAGGAGGGTGCACACGCAACCCCCGAGAATCTGATTACCGCCCTGAACAAAGCCGGGCTGAGCGACCTTGCGGAAAGCCTGACCAATGACACGGAAAGCAGCAGCTAA
- the THOC1 gene encoding THO complex subunit 1 isoform X1 has protein sequence MSPPLFSLPEARLRFTTSTRDALINKSIKPLLNAFNQIPGSENEKKCTLDQAFRVIVEEEIINKAPCENLLAIISLAISGVTEGICTASTPFVLLGDVLDCLPLDQCDKIFTFVEKNVATWKSNTFYSAGKNYLLRMCNDLLRRLSKSQNTVFCGRIQLFLARLFPLSEKSGLNLQSQFNLENVTVFNTNEHESTLGQKHTEEREEGMDVEEGEMGDDEAPTSCSIPIDYNLYRKFWSLQDYFRNPVQCYEKVSWKTFLKYSEEVLAVFKSYKLDDTQASRKKLEELKTGGEHVYFAKFLTSEKLMDLQLSDSNFRRHILLQYLILFQYLKGQVKFKSSNYVLTDEQSLWIEDTTKAVYQLLSENPPDGERFSKMVEHILNTEENWNSWKNEGCPSFVKERSQPEFQLGPPDSKPMRPVRKRPAPEDFLGKGPNKKILMGNEELTRLWNLCPDNMEACKSESREYMPTLEEFFEEAIEQADPENMVENKYKAVNNSNYGWRALRLLARRSPHFFQPTNQQFKSLPEYLENMVIKLAKELPPPSEEIKTGEDEDEEDNDALLKENNESPEVQRDKAMTGEQIESFANRLGEQWKALAPYLEMKDSDIRQIESDSEDMKMRAKQLLVAWQDQEGAHATPENLITALNKAGLSDLAESLTNDTESSS, from the exons ATGTCGCCGCCGCTCTTCAGCCTGCCTGAGGCCCGGCTCCGCTTCACG ACGTCTACCAGAGATGCTCTGATTAACAAAAGTATCAAGCCATTGTTGAACGCATTCAACCAGATTCCTGGGAG tgaaaatgaaaagaagtgtACCTTGGATCAAGCTTTTCGAGTTATTGTAGAAGAAGAAATA ataAATAAAGCTCCATGTGAAAATCTCCTGGCAATTATTTCCCTTGCTATTAGTGGAGTCACAGAAG GTATCTGCACTGCATCAACCCCTTTTGTGCTTCTGGGGGATGTTCTGGATTGCCTGCCTTTGGATCAGTGTGacaaaatttttacttttgtgGAGAAAAATGTTGCTACATGGAAATCG AATACATTTTACTCTGCAGGGAAAAATTACTTGCTACGAATGTGCAATG ACCTCCTAAGAAGGTTATCTAAGTCACAAAACACAGTCTTCTGTGGAAGAATTCAGCTGTTCTTGGCTAGGTTATTTCCGCTTTCAGAAAAGtcag GACTTAACTTGCAGAGTCAGTTTAACCTGGAAAATGTCACTGTTTTCAATACCAATGAACATGAGAGCACTCTAGGACAGAAG caCACTGAGGAGAGAGAAGAAGGAATGGACGTAGAAGAAGGTGAAATGGGAGATGATGAAGCACCAACAAGTTG ttccaTTCCAATAGATTATAACCTGTACAGAAAATTCTGGTCACTTCAAGATTACTTTAGAAATCCTGTGCAGTGCTATGAGAAGGTCTCATGGAAAACTTTTCTTAAG TACTCAGAAGAAGTTTTGGCTGTTTTCAAAAGTTACAAATTGGATGACACTCAGGCTTCCCGAAAAAAGTTGGAAGAACTAAAAACAGGAGGAGAACATGTATATTTTGCAAAGTTCCTAACTAGTGAAAAG ctgATGGATTTACAGCTGAGTGACAGTAACTTTCGCCGGCACATCTTGTTGCAGTACCTAATACTATTTCAGTATCTAAAGGGACAGGTCAAATTTAAAAG TTCAAACTATGTTCTAACAGATGAACAATCTCTTTGGATTGAAGATACTACAAAAGCAGTTTACCAG cTTCTTTCAGAAAATCCTCCAGACGGAGAAAGATTCTCGAAAATGGTAGAG CATATattaaatactgaagaaaactgGAACTCATGGAAAAATGAGGGCTGCCCAAGCTTTGTGAAAGAAAG ATCTCAGCCAGAGTTTCAGCTTGG acctcctgATTCTAAGCCAATGAGGCCTGTGAGAAAGAGGCCAGCTCCAGAGGACTTCTTAGGAAAaggaccaaacaaaaaaatccttatggGGAa TGAGGAATTGACCCGCCTTTGGAATTTATGTCCTGATAACATGGAAGCTTGTAAATCTGAGAGCAG ggaaTATATGCCAACGTTGGAGGAGTTTTTTGAAGAAGCTATTGAACAAGCAGACCCTGAAAACATGGTTGAAAATAAGTATAA GGCTGTGAACAATTCTAATTATGGCTGGAGAGCGTTGAGACTTCTAGCACGCAGAAGTCCCCACTTCTTCCAGCCAACAAACCAACAATTCAAGAGTTTACCTGAATATCTAGAAAACATGGTAATCAAATTAGCCAAGGAGCTGCCT CCtccttctgaagaaataaaaacaggcGAAGATGAAGATGAGGAAGATAATGATGCTTTATTAAAGGAGAACAATGAAA gtccaGAGGTACAACGGGACAAAGCCATGACGGGCGAACAAATCGAGTCATTTGCTAACAGGCTTGGGGAGCAATGGAAGGCCTTGGCCCCTTACTTGGAAATGAAGGATTCTGACATCCGGCAGATCGAGTCGGACAGCGAGGACATGAAGATGAGAGCgaagcagctgctggtggccTGGCAGGATCAGGAGGGTGCACACGCAACCCCCGAGAATCTGATTACCGCCCTGAACAAAGCCGGGCTGAGCGACCTTGCGGAAAGCCTGACCAATGACACGGAAAGCAGCAGCTAA
- the THOC1 gene encoding THO complex subunit 1 isoform X5, whose translation MSPPLFSLPEARLRFTTSTRDALINKSIKPLLNAFNQIPGSENEKKCTLDQAFRVIVEEEIINKAPCENLLAIISLAISGVTEGICTASTPFVLLGDVLDCLPLDQCDKIFTFVEKNVATWKSNTFYSAGKNYLLRMCNDLLRRLSKSQNTVFCGRIQLFLARLFPLSEKSGLNLQSQFNLENVTVFNTNEHESTLGQKHTEEREEGMDVEEGEMGDDEAPTSCSIPIDYNLYRKFWSLQDYFRNPVQCYEKVSWKTFLKYSEEVLAVFKSYKLDDTQASRKKLEELKTGGEHVYFAKFLTSEKLMDLQLSDSNFRRHILLQYLILFQYLKGQVKFKSSNYVLTDEQSLWIEDTTKAVYQLLSENPPDGERFSKMVEHILNTEENWNSWKNEGCPSFVKERSQPEFQLGPPDSKPMRPVRKRPAPEDFLGKGPNKKILMGNEELTRLWNLCPDNMEACKSESREYMPTLEEFFEEAIEQADPENMVENKYKAVNNSNYGWRALRLLARRSPHFFQPTNQQFKSLPEYLENMVIKLAKELPVQRYNGTKP comes from the exons ATGTCGCCGCCGCTCTTCAGCCTGCCTGAGGCCCGGCTCCGCTTCACG ACGTCTACCAGAGATGCTCTGATTAACAAAAGTATCAAGCCATTGTTGAACGCATTCAACCAGATTCCTGGGAG tgaaaatgaaaagaagtgtACCTTGGATCAAGCTTTTCGAGTTATTGTAGAAGAAGAAATA ataAATAAAGCTCCATGTGAAAATCTCCTGGCAATTATTTCCCTTGCTATTAGTGGAGTCACAGAAG GTATCTGCACTGCATCAACCCCTTTTGTGCTTCTGGGGGATGTTCTGGATTGCCTGCCTTTGGATCAGTGTGacaaaatttttacttttgtgGAGAAAAATGTTGCTACATGGAAATCG AATACATTTTACTCTGCAGGGAAAAATTACTTGCTACGAATGTGCAATG ACCTCCTAAGAAGGTTATCTAAGTCACAAAACACAGTCTTCTGTGGAAGAATTCAGCTGTTCTTGGCTAGGTTATTTCCGCTTTCAGAAAAGtcag GACTTAACTTGCAGAGTCAGTTTAACCTGGAAAATGTCACTGTTTTCAATACCAATGAACATGAGAGCACTCTAGGACAGAAG caCACTGAGGAGAGAGAAGAAGGAATGGACGTAGAAGAAGGTGAAATGGGAGATGATGAAGCACCAACAAGTTG ttccaTTCCAATAGATTATAACCTGTACAGAAAATTCTGGTCACTTCAAGATTACTTTAGAAATCCTGTGCAGTGCTATGAGAAGGTCTCATGGAAAACTTTTCTTAAG TACTCAGAAGAAGTTTTGGCTGTTTTCAAAAGTTACAAATTGGATGACACTCAGGCTTCCCGAAAAAAGTTGGAAGAACTAAAAACAGGAGGAGAACATGTATATTTTGCAAAGTTCCTAACTAGTGAAAAG ctgATGGATTTACAGCTGAGTGACAGTAACTTTCGCCGGCACATCTTGTTGCAGTACCTAATACTATTTCAGTATCTAAAGGGACAGGTCAAATTTAAAAG TTCAAACTATGTTCTAACAGATGAACAATCTCTTTGGATTGAAGATACTACAAAAGCAGTTTACCAG cTTCTTTCAGAAAATCCTCCAGACGGAGAAAGATTCTCGAAAATGGTAGAG CATATattaaatactgaagaaaactgGAACTCATGGAAAAATGAGGGCTGCCCAAGCTTTGTGAAAGAAAG ATCTCAGCCAGAGTTTCAGCTTGG acctcctgATTCTAAGCCAATGAGGCCTGTGAGAAAGAGGCCAGCTCCAGAGGACTTCTTAGGAAAaggaccaaacaaaaaaatccttatggGGAa TGAGGAATTGACCCGCCTTTGGAATTTATGTCCTGATAACATGGAAGCTTGTAAATCTGAGAGCAG ggaaTATATGCCAACGTTGGAGGAGTTTTTTGAAGAAGCTATTGAACAAGCAGACCCTGAAAACATGGTTGAAAATAAGTATAA GGCTGTGAACAATTCTAATTATGGCTGGAGAGCGTTGAGACTTCTAGCACGCAGAAGTCCCCACTTCTTCCAGCCAACAAACCAACAATTCAAGAGTTTACCTGAATATCTAGAAAACATGGTAATCAAATTAGCCAAGGAGCTGCCT gtccaGAGGTACAACGGGACAAAGCCATGA
- the THOC1 gene encoding THO complex subunit 1 isoform X4, whose protein sequence is MSPPLFSLPEARLRFTTSTRDALINKSIKPLLNAFNQIPGSENEKKCTLDQAFRVIVEEEIINKAPCENLLAIISLAISGVTEGICTASTPFVLLGDVLDCLPLDQCDKIFTFVEKNVATWKSNTFYSAGKNYLLRMCNDLLRRLSKSQNTVFCGRIQLFLARLFPLSEKSGLNLQSQFNLENVTVFNTNEHESTLGQKHTEEREEGMDVEEGEMGDDEAPTSCSIPIDYNLYRKFWSLQDYFRNPVQCYEKVSWKTFLKYSEEVLAVFKSYKLDDTQASRKKLEELKTGGEHVYFAKFLTSEKLMDLQLSDSNFRRHILLQYLILFQYLKGQVKFKSSNYVLTDEQSLWIEDTTKAVYQLLSENPPDGERFSKMVEHILNTEENWNSWKNEGCPSFVKERSQPEFQLGPPDSKPMRPVRKRPAPEDFLGKGPNKKILMGNEELTRLWNLCPDNMEACKSESREYMPTLEEFFEEAIEQADPENMVENKYKAVNNSNYGWRALRLLARRSPHFFQPTNQQFKSLPEYLENMVIKLAKELPPPSEEIKTGEDEDEEDNDALLKENNEIDSY, encoded by the exons ATGTCGCCGCCGCTCTTCAGCCTGCCTGAGGCCCGGCTCCGCTTCACG ACGTCTACCAGAGATGCTCTGATTAACAAAAGTATCAAGCCATTGTTGAACGCATTCAACCAGATTCCTGGGAG tgaaaatgaaaagaagtgtACCTTGGATCAAGCTTTTCGAGTTATTGTAGAAGAAGAAATA ataAATAAAGCTCCATGTGAAAATCTCCTGGCAATTATTTCCCTTGCTATTAGTGGAGTCACAGAAG GTATCTGCACTGCATCAACCCCTTTTGTGCTTCTGGGGGATGTTCTGGATTGCCTGCCTTTGGATCAGTGTGacaaaatttttacttttgtgGAGAAAAATGTTGCTACATGGAAATCG AATACATTTTACTCTGCAGGGAAAAATTACTTGCTACGAATGTGCAATG ACCTCCTAAGAAGGTTATCTAAGTCACAAAACACAGTCTTCTGTGGAAGAATTCAGCTGTTCTTGGCTAGGTTATTTCCGCTTTCAGAAAAGtcag GACTTAACTTGCAGAGTCAGTTTAACCTGGAAAATGTCACTGTTTTCAATACCAATGAACATGAGAGCACTCTAGGACAGAAG caCACTGAGGAGAGAGAAGAAGGAATGGACGTAGAAGAAGGTGAAATGGGAGATGATGAAGCACCAACAAGTTG ttccaTTCCAATAGATTATAACCTGTACAGAAAATTCTGGTCACTTCAAGATTACTTTAGAAATCCTGTGCAGTGCTATGAGAAGGTCTCATGGAAAACTTTTCTTAAG TACTCAGAAGAAGTTTTGGCTGTTTTCAAAAGTTACAAATTGGATGACACTCAGGCTTCCCGAAAAAAGTTGGAAGAACTAAAAACAGGAGGAGAACATGTATATTTTGCAAAGTTCCTAACTAGTGAAAAG ctgATGGATTTACAGCTGAGTGACAGTAACTTTCGCCGGCACATCTTGTTGCAGTACCTAATACTATTTCAGTATCTAAAGGGACAGGTCAAATTTAAAAG TTCAAACTATGTTCTAACAGATGAACAATCTCTTTGGATTGAAGATACTACAAAAGCAGTTTACCAG cTTCTTTCAGAAAATCCTCCAGACGGAGAAAGATTCTCGAAAATGGTAGAG CATATattaaatactgaagaaaactgGAACTCATGGAAAAATGAGGGCTGCCCAAGCTTTGTGAAAGAAAG ATCTCAGCCAGAGTTTCAGCTTGG acctcctgATTCTAAGCCAATGAGGCCTGTGAGAAAGAGGCCAGCTCCAGAGGACTTCTTAGGAAAaggaccaaacaaaaaaatccttatggGGAa TGAGGAATTGACCCGCCTTTGGAATTTATGTCCTGATAACATGGAAGCTTGTAAATCTGAGAGCAG ggaaTATATGCCAACGTTGGAGGAGTTTTTTGAAGAAGCTATTGAACAAGCAGACCCTGAAAACATGGTTGAAAATAAGTATAA GGCTGTGAACAATTCTAATTATGGCTGGAGAGCGTTGAGACTTCTAGCACGCAGAAGTCCCCACTTCTTCCAGCCAACAAACCAACAATTCAAGAGTTTACCTGAATATCTAGAAAACATGGTAATCAAATTAGCCAAGGAGCTGCCT CCtccttctgaagaaataaaaacaggcGAAGATGAAGATGAGGAAGATAATGATGCTTTATTAAAGGAGAACAATGAAA TTGACTCATATTGA